The window ACCAAACGCCATTTTATAAGATAAGTGATTCGGTTAAAAAGACAGTAACATTTAAAAAACATAATCTATTGAAAGATACATATGATAAAAACTTTGATTTGATTGTTTGTAGGAATGTCATGATTTACTTTACAGAAGAAGCAAAAGATCAAATTTATCAAAACTTTAGTGATTCGCTTCGGTCCGGAGGAATACTATTCGTCGGTAGTACGGAACAGATATTCAATCCAGGAAAATATGGATTTGAAACGGAAGATACCTTTTTTTATCGGAAAAAATAAGTGGAACTGTCCGGGAAATTTCGGACAGTTTTCTTATAAGAAAAGATAAAGTACAGAAGTTGAGTAAAATCAATAATTTTAGGTATAGAACGAACAATCAATTATTAAGTCGAAATAATGAGGTGCAATCGATCAATGAATAAAAAAATAACGATCAGCCCATTACTATAATCGGTTAAAGAGTTGGGAGCGCCTTTACGAAATCCTTCCAGTGCAAGTAGAATTTTTCGTAGGGACTTGTGTATTTCTTCTATACATTGTATTGAAATTTTGTTATAGTGATAAACAAATACTTTAGCGAGTTGAAGGGGGAAAGTGCTGTGAGATATTTAACTGCAGGTGAGTCACATGGGCCGCAACTAACAGCTATTATTGAGGGGTTACCAGCTCAATTAGAAATAACGAGTGAAATGATAAATAAAGAATTAAAACGTCGTCAAGGTGGACATGGACGCGGAAGACGTATGCAAATTGAAAAAGATACAGTAGCAATTACTTCAGGTGTACGCCACGGGAAAACTTTAGGATCTCCAGTTTGCCTAGTTGTGAACAATGATGATTGGAAGCATTGGACGAATATTATGGGGATTGAGCCTCTTGGAGATGAAATAGATCCTGAGGATATTAAAAGACAGATTACAAGACCACGTCCTGGACATGCCGATTTAGTAGGTGGCATGAAGTATGGTCATCGTGATTTACGTAATGTCCTAGAGCGGTCATCAGCACGTGAAACTACAGTAAGAGTTGCGGTAGGAGCAGTTGCGAAAGAATTGTTAAGTAAACTAGGTATATCCATTGTGGCTCATGTTACAAAAATTGGTGGGATTGAAGCGGATTTAAATCTAGCTAATGGTAAAACGGTAGAGGAAATTCGTGAGATTGTGGAGGCTGACCCGGTTTATTGCTTAGATTCGGAAGCGTCTACGAAAATGGTAGAGGCCATCGATAATGCGAAAAAAGCTGGAGATACGATTGGTGGAGTAGTAGAGGTAATTGTTTCTGGGATGCCAGCTGGAGTTGGGAGTTATGTCCATTATGATCGTAAGTTAGACGGTAAACTAGCAATGGCGATGATGAGCATTAATGCATTTAAAGGTGTAGAAGTAGGATTAGGTTTTGAAATGGCTAACCTTTTTGGAAGTCAAGTTCATGATCAGATATCTTGGAGTGAAGCAGAAGGCTATACACGCGATACAAACCGTCTAGGTGGTCTAGAAGGTGGTATGTCAACGGGAATGCCAATTGTAGTACGTGGAGTGATGAAACCAATTCCTACGCTTTACAAGCCACTCCAAAGTGTTGACATTGATACAAAGGAGCCGTTCAAGGCAAGTATTGAAAGATCAGATAGCTGTGCCGTGCCAGCAGCTTCTGTAGTTGCGGAAGCGGTTATTGCTTGGGAGATTGCACAAGCAGTACTAGAAACCTTCCATGGAGATAAAATAGATACATTACTTGCAGATATAGAGAGTCATAGAGCATATACAAAGGGGTTTTAATGATGTCTATCCAAGTCAAAACGAAAGACTCCGTTTACGAAGTTTATTTAGGAGAGAATATTTTACAATCCTTTTGTGAGAGACAAGCGGATGCATTATCGGGATATGATCAATTAGTGTTAATAACAGATGAACATGTGTGGAGTTTACATGAGGAATATGTTCGTACTAATTTAACGCTACCAATTAAAATTTTTATTGTTCCCAACGGTGAAGCATGCAAAACGTTTGAATCTTATTTTCAAGTCCAATCATTTTTATTAGAAGAAAACTGCTCTAGAAATTCTGCACTACTTGCATTAGGTGGAGGAGCAGTCGGGGACTTGACTGGTTTTGTGGCAGCTACATTTATGCGAGGTATTCCTTTTTACCAAATTCCTACGACTATATTAGCGCACGATAGTGCCGTTGGAGGTAAAACTGCGATCAATCATCCAAATGGAAAGAATATGATTGGGGCTTTCTATCAACCTATGGAAGTATTATATGATTTTCATTTTTTAAAAACGTTACCAGAAGTAGAAGTTCGCTCAGGTCTAGCCGAAGTGATCAAGCATGCTTTAATCAGTGATACTAACTGGATGGATGAATTTCTTGCTCTCCCTAACTTAAAGGCAATCGATAATAAAGAATTATTAATATGGCTAGAAAAAGGAATTCGAGTAAAAGCACGTATTGTCGAAATAGACGAAAAAGAACAGTCCTATCGCAAATTTTTAAACTTTGGTCATACTTATGGTCATGCGATTGAGGCAACAGTAGGTTACGGGAAAATCACGCATGGCGAAGCAGTGATGATCGGTATAATACCTGCTCTCATGCTAAGCGAGCTTCATGGAAAAATTGACATGGGATATTCTAAAGCCGTTTATGATTTAGCTAATAGACTGGGTTATAATTTTGAACATGTGCTTCAGTGTCCATTTGAAAGTTTAGCAAAATTTATGCAAAAAGATAAAAAAACAATGAATGGTGAACTTCATTTTGCATTACTTCAAGAAATTGGAAATCCATTTGTGAAAATCATTTCGATGGATGAAGTTAAACAATGTGATGAACAGTTGCGACAATGGGTTAAGGAGGCTAACAAATGATTAGAGGCGTAAGAGGAGCAACAACAGTAACGGCGGATTCAAATGAATTAGTACTTCAGGAAACTAGACGTCTTGTAGAAGAGATGGCAAAATCGAATGAAATCTTACCCGAGGACATCGCTTCCGTCATCATTTCAACTACGACCGATATTACTTCTGCATTTCCTGCTAGAGCTGTTCGAGGCATAGAAGGATGGACGTATGTTCCGGTGATGTGCACCCATGAAATGAGTGTACCTGGGGCATTAGAAAAGTGTATTAGACTATTAATGCATGTAAATACGGAAAAAACACAGCAAGAGGTCGAGCATATCTATTTAAATAACGCTGTAGTATTAAGACCAGATTTACTTAAATAATTTGTAGAATTGAGGGGTTAAAATGAAATTCAAAAAACAGATCAATGGGTTAAATGCATATCAACCTGGTAAAACTTCCGATGAAGTGAAGAAAATGTTTAACTTAGAAAAAGTGACAAAACTTGCATCCAATGAAAATCCATATGGTGCGTCACCAAAAGTAAAAGAATATTTCTCAAATGCGAATCTAGATTTTGCTATCTATCCTGATGGTTATGCGTCAAATTTAAGAACAGCTGTAGCGAATCATTTAAACATCTCTGAAAAACAATTATTATTTGGTAATGGATCTGACGAGAATATCCTAATTGTATCAAGAGCTATTTTACGACCGGGTTTGAATACTATTATGGCAGATTTAACATTTGGTCAATATAAGCATAATGCGATTGTTGAAGGAGCAGAAGTACGTGAAATCGCTCTTACCAAAAACGGAGAGCATGATTTAAACAATATGCTAGCAGCGATTGATGAAAACACAGCGATCATTTGGGTATGTAATCCAAACAATCCAACAGGGACACTAACACCTAGTGATAAATTGAAAGATTTTATCGAAAAAGTGCCGGAGGATGTTTTAATCGTATTAGATGAAGCATACACAGAATACATATCAGACAAAAACTACAAAGATTCTCTTGGATTATTAGAGAACCATCCTAATGTATTAATAATGCGTACTTTCTCTAAAGCATATGGACTTGCAAGCTTCCGTGTTGGATATGCAATCGGGTCAGAAGCAGTAATAGCTCAACTGGAGCCTACGCGCGAGCCATTTAATAATACTGTTATAAGTCAGCAGGTAGCGCTTCTAGGATTAGAAGATCAAGAATTTATAGAACAATGTAAAGAGAAAAATAACGCGGGGAAAGCTCAATTCGTGGCATATTGCCAAGAAAGAAATCTAGATTATTTCCCCTCGCAAACTAATTTCATCTTAATGGAAGTGAAGGCTGATAGTGATTTAGTATTCCAAGGTTTGATGAAACGTGGATTTATCGTTCGAAGTGGGAATGCATTAGGAAAACCGGGATACCTACGCATAACAATTGGAACACAACAGCAAAATAGCGAGTTATTGGAAAAGCTAGATGAGGTTCTAAAAGAGGAAGGCGTCTTATAATGCAGCAAACAGTTTTCATAATAGGTCTCGGACTAATAGGTGGCTCCTTAGCGCTTGGTTTAAAACGCAATAAAGATGTGAGAATAATTGGATATGATGCAAATGGTCATACGCTACGAACAGCGAAACGAATTAGCGTCATTGATGAGATGGCTACGAATATCGAAGATGGAACTGAGTTTGCAGACGTAATTGTTTTTGCAACTCCAGTAAGTGAAACAATCCGCTTAATGAATGAATTACCGAAATGGCAGCTAAAGAACGAAGTAATTGTAACGGATACAGGAAGTACGAAAAAAGAAATTATGAAAACTGCCATTTCATTAAGAGAAAGGGGCATAACGTTTATAGGTGGTCACCCTATGGCAGGCTCCCACAAAAGTGGTGTGGAGGCAGCTAGACCAATCCTGTTTGAAAATGCCTATTATTTACTCACCCCTTTTGAAGATGAATCCCATGAACGTATTCAAGTTCTGATAGATTTATTGCAGGTAACTAAAGCGAAGTTAGTACAAGTCGGAGCAGAGGAACATGATCATATGACCGCTGTAGTTAGTCATTTCCCCCATTTAGTCGCAGCTTCGCTTGTGCATCAATTATCTTTTGAAAACGAACAATATCCTTTTACGAAACAGCTTGCAGCCGGTGGATTTCGTGATCTAACAAGAATTGCTTCCGCCAACCCAATTGTTTGGAGAGATATAACGCTTCAAAATCGTAAGGAACTAACTACTCAATTGCAGGCATGGACGAATGAAATGATAAAATTGCAAGACTTACTTTCATTTGCTGATTCTAGTGATATAGAAGCTTATTTTACTACTGCTAAAAGAATACGAGACGATCTTCCTATAAATACACAGGGTGCAATGTTTAGCGTATTTGACCTGTATGTGGATGTACCTGATTATCCTGGTGTTATTTCTGAGATTACAAGGTATTTGGCAAAAGACAATATTAGCATTACCAACTTACGAATCGTAGAAACTCGTGAAGATGTATTCGGAATTCTAGTCATCAGTTTTCAATCGACAGATGACCGTGCTAAAGCGGTAGACTGTATTGCTAATAATACAACATTTGAAACGTATATTTCTTGAGGAGGGATGACCTTGATAACAAGTAAGATATTAGATTATGCACAACCTTCGTTAAAGGGTACCATTCGTATACCTGGAGATAAATCTGTCTCGCATCGTTCTATTATGTTCGGTGCTATAGCAGAAGGGACTACAACGGTCGAAGGTTTTTTACAGAGTGATGATTGTTTAAGTACGATTGATTGCTTTCAAAAGCTTGGTGTAGAAATATCCATAGAAGGCGACAAAGTAAAGGTCAACAGCAAGGGAATCATGAATTGGAAAGAACCTGATGAAATACTATATACGGGGAATTCGGGGACAACTACTCGTTTAATGCTCGGAATTTTAGCAGGATCATCAGTTTCATCGGTTTTAATAGGTGACGAATCTATCCAAAAACGTCCTATGAGGCGTGTTACAGATCCGTTAAAACAAATGGGTGCTAAGCTGATTGGGAGAGAAAACGGCCAGTTTACTCCTATTGGAGTAGAAGGAACTAAATTACAAGCTATTCGCTATACGATGCCTGTAGCAAGTGCACAGGTGAAGTCTGCCATATTACTGGCAGCTTTAAATGCGGATGGAGAAACCATAGTTGAAGAATTGGAAACCTCTAGAGATCACACAGAGAAAATGTTAAAACACTTCGGCGCAACCATTGCCGTAGATGATAAAACAATACGCTTACAAGGTGGACAAAAACTAACTGGAACCCATGTGGTCGTACCGGGTGATATTTCATCTGCAGCATTCTTTTTAGCTGCTGGAGCGATTGTTCCTAATAGCAAGCTAACCTTAACAAATGTGGGTTTAAATCCAACAAGAACAGGTATTATGGACGTTCTGCAAGCAATGGGTGCTTCTTATACAGTTAATGACTCTTCGAACAGTAGTCATGAAGAAATGGGAACTATTGAAATCGAATCCTCTGCTTTAGTTGGCACGGAAATCGGAGGAGAACTGATCCCTCGACTTATTGATGAAATACCTATTATTGCGTTACTAGCTACACAAGCTAATGGGAAAACTGTTATTAAAAATGCAGAAGAGCTAAAAGTAAAAGAAACGAACCGAATTGATGCTGTAGTAAATGAATTAAAGAAGCTGGGAGCAGATATTACCGCCACTGATGATGGTATGATAATCGAAGGGCCGACGACACTTCATGGTGGAGATCTATTCACATACGGAGATCACCGTATTGGTATGATGGCTGCAGTGGCTTCTCTCATAACAACAAAACCTGTCACAATTGACAATGCTGGTTGTATCGCTGTTTCTTATCCGACATTTT is drawn from Psychrobacillus sp. INOP01 and contains these coding sequences:
- the aroA gene encoding 3-phosphoshikimate 1-carboxyvinyltransferase, with product MTSKILDYAQPSLKGTIRIPGDKSVSHRSIMFGAIAEGTTTVEGFLQSDDCLSTIDCFQKLGVEISIEGDKVKVNSKGIMNWKEPDEILYTGNSGTTTRLMLGILAGSSVSSVLIGDESIQKRPMRRVTDPLKQMGAKLIGRENGQFTPIGVEGTKLQAIRYTMPVASAQVKSAILLAALNADGETIVEELETSRDHTEKMLKHFGATIAVDDKTIRLQGGQKLTGTHVVVPGDISSAAFFLAAGAIVPNSKLTLTNVGLNPTRTGIMDVLQAMGASYTVNDSSNSSHEEMGTIEIESSALVGTEIGGELIPRLIDEIPIIALLATQANGKTVIKNAEELKVKETNRIDAVVNELKKLGADITATDDGMIIEGPTTLHGGDLFTYGDHRIGMMAAVASLITTKPVTIDNAGCIAVSYPTFFEDISSVIK
- the hisC gene encoding histidinol-phosphate transaminase, coding for MKFKKQINGLNAYQPGKTSDEVKKMFNLEKVTKLASNENPYGASPKVKEYFSNANLDFAIYPDGYASNLRTAVANHLNISEKQLLFGNGSDENILIVSRAILRPGLNTIMADLTFGQYKHNAIVEGAEVREIALTKNGEHDLNNMLAAIDENTAIIWVCNPNNPTGTLTPSDKLKDFIEKVPEDVLIVLDEAYTEYISDKNYKDSLGLLENHPNVLIMRTFSKAYGLASFRVGYAIGSEAVIAQLEPTREPFNNTVISQQVALLGLEDQEFIEQCKEKNNAGKAQFVAYCQERNLDYFPSQTNFILMEVKADSDLVFQGLMKRGFIVRSGNALGKPGYLRITIGTQQQNSELLEKLDEVLKEEGVL
- the aroB gene encoding 3-dehydroquinate synthase, which encodes MSIQVKTKDSVYEVYLGENILQSFCERQADALSGYDQLVLITDEHVWSLHEEYVRTNLTLPIKIFIVPNGEACKTFESYFQVQSFLLEENCSRNSALLALGGGAVGDLTGFVAATFMRGIPFYQIPTTILAHDSAVGGKTAINHPNGKNMIGAFYQPMEVLYDFHFLKTLPEVEVRSGLAEVIKHALISDTNWMDEFLALPNLKAIDNKELLIWLEKGIRVKARIVEIDEKEQSYRKFLNFGHTYGHAIEATVGYGKITHGEAVMIGIIPALMLSELHGKIDMGYSKAVYDLANRLGYNFEHVLQCPFESLAKFMQKDKKTMNGELHFALLQEIGNPFVKIISMDEVKQCDEQLRQWVKEANK
- the aroH gene encoding chorismate mutase, whose protein sequence is MIRGVRGATTVTADSNELVLQETRRLVEEMAKSNEILPEDIASVIISTTTDITSAFPARAVRGIEGWTYVPVMCTHEMSVPGALEKCIRLLMHVNTEKTQQEVEHIYLNNAVVLRPDLLK
- the aroC gene encoding chorismate synthase — encoded protein: MRYLTAGESHGPQLTAIIEGLPAQLEITSEMINKELKRRQGGHGRGRRMQIEKDTVAITSGVRHGKTLGSPVCLVVNNDDWKHWTNIMGIEPLGDEIDPEDIKRQITRPRPGHADLVGGMKYGHRDLRNVLERSSARETTVRVAVGAVAKELLSKLGISIVAHVTKIGGIEADLNLANGKTVEEIREIVEADPVYCLDSEASTKMVEAIDNAKKAGDTIGGVVEVIVSGMPAGVGSYVHYDRKLDGKLAMAMMSINAFKGVEVGLGFEMANLFGSQVHDQISWSEAEGYTRDTNRLGGLEGGMSTGMPIVVRGVMKPIPTLYKPLQSVDIDTKEPFKASIERSDSCAVPAASVVAEAVIAWEIAQAVLETFHGDKIDTLLADIESHRAYTKGF
- a CDS encoding prephenate dehydrogenase, encoding MQQTVFIIGLGLIGGSLALGLKRNKDVRIIGYDANGHTLRTAKRISVIDEMATNIEDGTEFADVIVFATPVSETIRLMNELPKWQLKNEVIVTDTGSTKKEIMKTAISLRERGITFIGGHPMAGSHKSGVEAARPILFENAYYLLTPFEDESHERIQVLIDLLQVTKAKLVQVGAEEHDHMTAVVSHFPHLVAASLVHQLSFENEQYPFTKQLAAGGFRDLTRIASANPIVWRDITLQNRKELTTQLQAWTNEMIKLQDLLSFADSSDIEAYFTTAKRIRDDLPINTQGAMFSVFDLYVDVPDYPGVISEITRYLAKDNISITNLRIVETREDVFGILVISFQSTDDRAKAVDCIANNTTFETYIS